A DNA window from Deinococcus sonorensis KR-87 contains the following coding sequences:
- a CDS encoding ABC transporter permease produces MTVLARPARVQSPARRAARLFFRSPGGVIGLLLTVLVVAASLLAPHLAPYDPVGYMPVDRMQGPSLRHLLGTDLYGRDLLSRVIYGSRISLSVSAISVALALAVGGSLGALAGYYLGWVDTVIMRVTDIFLAFPAVLLAIALLAFLGGGFWNLTLAIAVAYAAPFTRVVRAAVLRTRDAMYVEASTALGATDRRLLWRHVLPNAAGPVLVEITLRLAYAILAEAALSFLGLGTQPPAPAWGQMIADGRPFLETNPWMSISPGLAIMLTVLGFNLLGDALRDALDPRLNR; encoded by the coding sequence GTGACGGTGCTGGCCCGGCCGGCCCGGGTGCAGTCCCCGGCCCGCCGCGCCGCCCGGCTGTTCTTCCGCTCGCCCGGGGGCGTGATCGGGCTGCTGCTCACGGTGCTGGTGGTGGCCGCGTCGCTGCTGGCCCCGCATCTGGCGCCCTACGACCCGGTGGGGTACATGCCGGTCGACCGGATGCAGGGGCCGAGCCTGCGCCACCTGCTCGGCACCGACCTGTACGGCCGCGACCTGCTGTCGCGCGTGATCTACGGCAGCCGCATCAGCCTGTCGGTCAGCGCTATCAGCGTGGCGCTGGCGCTGGCGGTGGGCGGCAGTCTGGGGGCGCTGGCCGGGTACTACCTCGGCTGGGTCGACACCGTCATCATGCGCGTCACCGACATCTTCCTGGCGTTCCCAGCGGTGCTGCTGGCCATCGCCCTGCTGGCGTTCCTGGGCGGCGGCTTCTGGAACCTGACGCTGGCCATCGCGGTGGCCTACGCTGCCCCCTTCACCCGGGTGGTGCGGGCGGCGGTGCTGCGCACCCGCGACGCGATGTACGTGGAGGCCAGCACCGCGCTGGGCGCCACCGACCGGCGGCTGCTGTGGCGGCACGTGCTGCCCAACGCGGCCGGACCGGTGCTGGTCGAGATCACGCTGCGGCTGGCCTACGCGATCCTGGCGGAGGCGGCGCTCAGCTTTCTGGGCCTCGGCACCCAGCCGCCCGCCCCCGCCTGGGGCCAGATGATCGCCGACGGCCGCCCGTTTCTGGAAACCAATCCCTGGATGTCCATCAGCCCCGGCCTGGCCATCATGCTGACCGTGCTGGGCTTCAACCTGCTGGGCGACGCGCTGCGCGACGCCCTGGACCCGCGCCTGAACCGTTAA
- a CDS encoding ABC transporter permease, with the protein MSAGWLARRLLLALFAAFGVSVLVFALIRLVPGDVVTNLIGLEGNVSPEQQAEMRRLFGLDQPIPVQFGTWLGALLHGDLGVSLRTARPVFTDLMLRFPVTLELTVLALLMALLIGVPLGVTAALNRGKAADVLSSSFVLIGLAAPEFWLALLLILLLSLTWRVFPPNGFVPLPESLGQNLRSLFLPSLALSLGLAAAVTRIVRASLLEVLGQDYVRTARAKGLRERVVVYRHAMRNALIPVVTVVGLQVGSLLGGAVIIEQIFGLPGVGRYALEGINLRDYPVVQGAVLFIAVSFVLVNVLVDVLYLLIDRRVVFS; encoded by the coding sequence ATGAGCGCCGGCTGGCTGGCCCGCAGGCTGCTGCTGGCGCTGTTTGCAGCCTTCGGCGTCAGCGTGCTGGTCTTTGCGCTGATCCGGCTGGTGCCGGGCGACGTGGTCACCAACCTGATCGGGCTGGAAGGCAACGTCAGCCCCGAGCAGCAGGCCGAGATGCGGCGGCTGTTCGGGCTGGACCAGCCGATTCCGGTGCAGTTCGGGACGTGGCTTGGTGCGCTGCTGCACGGTGACCTGGGCGTCAGCCTGCGCACCGCGCGCCCGGTCTTCACTGACCTGATGCTGCGCTTTCCGGTCACTTTGGAACTGACGGTGCTGGCGCTGCTGATGGCCCTACTGATCGGGGTGCCGCTGGGCGTCACGGCTGCCCTGAACCGGGGCAAGGCCGCCGACGTGCTGTCGAGCAGCTTCGTGCTGATCGGGCTGGCCGCGCCAGAGTTCTGGCTGGCGCTGCTGCTGATTCTGCTGCTCAGCCTGACGTGGCGGGTGTTTCCGCCGAACGGCTTTGTGCCGCTGCCCGAGTCGCTGGGCCAGAACCTGCGCTCCTTGTTCCTGCCGTCGCTGGCGCTGAGCCTGGGGCTGGCCGCCGCCGTGACCCGCATCGTGCGCGCCAGTCTGCTGGAGGTGCTGGGTCAGGATTATGTCCGCACTGCCCGTGCCAAAGGGCTGCGCGAGCGGGTGGTGGTGTACCGCCACGCCATGCGCAACGCCCTGATCCCGGTGGTGACGGTGGTGGGCCTGCAGGTAGGCAGCCTGCTGGGCGGCGCGGTGATCATCGAGCAGATCTTCGGGCTGCCGGGCGTGGGCCGCTACGCGCTGGAAGGGATCAACCTGCGCGACTACCCGGTGGTCCAGGGGGCGGTGCTGTTCATCGCCGTGAGCTTTGTGCTGGTGAACGTGCTGGTGGACGTGCTGTACCTGCTGATTGACCGCCGGGTGGTGTTCTCGTGA